Proteins from one Nostoc sp. KVJ3 genomic window:
- a CDS encoding arsenate reductase ArsC yields the protein MSQPRLIILCTGNSCRSQMAEGFLRELASDLFDVQSAGMNPATEVHPLAVKVMLEVGIDISGNTCKHINAFFDELIDTVLTVCSHADQSCPILPASTKRHHFGFPDPAAAEGTEDEKLVVFRKIRDDISRVFLAYIAGRRDAL from the coding sequence ATGAGTCAACCTCGGCTAATTATTCTTTGTACAGGTAATTCTTGCCGTAGCCAAATGGCTGAAGGATTTTTGCGAGAATTAGCTAGCGATTTATTTGATGTCCAAAGTGCAGGGATGAATCCCGCTACGGAGGTGCATCCCCTGGCAGTAAAGGTCATGCTGGAAGTAGGTATTGACATTTCTGGGAATACCTGTAAGCACATCAATGCTTTTTTTGATGAGCTAATTGATACCGTTCTTACAGTCTGCTCCCATGCCGATCAGAGTTGTCCTATTCTGCCTGCTTCAACTAAGCGCCATCACTTCGGTTTTCCAGATCCTGCTGCTGCTGAAGGAACTGAGGATGAAAAACTAGTTGTGTTTCGTAAAATCCGGGACGATATTAGTCGTGTCTTTTTAGCTTATATTGCAGGAAGGCGCGATGCTTTATGA
- a CDS encoding tyrosine-type recombinase/integrase, whose protein sequence is MRLPPPTRLPNKHYRSREYLTPSEVRSLLDAALDRKARYAHRDYTLMLLMFRHGLRVGEAVGAKCGLRWDALMWAERQIFITREKGSDSGVHPLRDDEITLLKELREMLPDSKYIFVSERGEVMSTDAVRKLLGRLAAQAGLDIKVHCHMMRHACGYYLVNQGYNTREIQDFLGHRDIKHTEKYTKLNARRFLNFDWGDL, encoded by the coding sequence ATGAGGTTGCCACCCCCAACTCGTCTACCCAACAAACATTACAGGTCTAGAGAATACCTTACACCAAGTGAGGTGCGAAGTCTTCTTGATGCTGCGCTCGATCGCAAAGCTCGTTATGCTCACCGTGATTATACACTGATGTTGCTCATGTTTCGCCACGGTCTGAGGGTAGGGGAAGCTGTAGGGGCTAAGTGCGGTTTAAGATGGGATGCACTGATGTGGGCAGAACGTCAGATTTTCATCACCAGGGAAAAGGGCAGTGATTCTGGGGTGCATCCCTTAAGAGATGATGAAATAACTTTGCTCAAAGAACTTAGAGAGATGTTGCCTGATAGTAAATATATTTTCGTTTCTGAGCGCGGTGAGGTGATGTCAACTGATGCGGTGCGAAAGCTGCTTGGGCGGCTAGCGGCACAGGCCGGGCTTGATATCAAAGTACATTGCCACATGATGCGCCATGCCTGCGGCTACTATCTGGTGAATCAGGGGTATAACACCAGAGAAATTCAAGACTTCCTGGGACACCGTGATATCAAACACACTGAAAAATATACCAAGCTGAATGCTCGACGCTTCCTGAATTTTGATTGGGGTGATTTGTAA